Part of the Bryobacteraceae bacterium genome is shown below.
TGGACCCAGCTCAACCGGGCTCGGACCAGCGCGGAGATCGATCTCTCGGGAGTCGACCTTGCCCAAGGCTATGACTTCCGCTCCATGATCAACGGCACTTCCGAAGGCGCCAAAGCCTTCACCCCACTGTTCGGAAAAGAAGACTGGTTCAACCCGGGCTTCACCGGACGGTTCGGCGTGAAGTTTATCTTCTAAGCCCAGACGACCGCGTCAAATAACAGCGGCCGGCGCTCCCGAAAGGAGCGCCGGCCGTTGGACTTTTTCCAAGGCTACATCCGCGGGAACAGGGGCTTCAACGCCGGGTAGATCTCGCGGAACAGCTCGTAGAATCCGCCGTAGGCGGCCGACTCGGCCGGATCCGCTTCTTGCAGACTGGTCTCGCGGATCAGCGCCCCGCACGCTTCCTGCACCGTTGCGAACGCTCCGGAGCCGACCATCGCGAGTAGCGCCACGCCGTACGCCGAGCCCTCCTGCGTCGCCAGGGTCGCCACCGGGCGGTCGAACACGCCCGCCAGGATTCCCCGCCAGAAAGCGCTCCGTGCGCCGCCGCCCGAGAGCCGCACCTTCGACACCGCCACTCCCATTTCGTCGATGAGACCCAGGCAATCCTGCTGCGAGTACGATACGCCCTCGATCACAGAGCGGATCATGTCCGCCCGCGTGTGCTTCGCCGTCAGCCCCACCCAGCCGCCGCGGGCATAGGCATCGAGGTGCGGCGTCCGCTCGCCCATCAGGTAGGGCAGCCAGTAGAGGCCCTGCGACCCGGCCGGCGCTTGCGACGCCTCCGCCGTGAGGGCGTCGTAGGACATGCCCGGCGCGAACTGGTTGCGGAACCACTGCAGGCTCAGGCCCGCGCCCTGGGTGACGCCCATCACGTGCCACTTCCCCGGCGCCGCGTGGCAGAACGTGTGGACGCGTCCTTGCGGGTCGTAGGCAGGCGTGTCCAGGTGCGCGAAGACGACACCCGAAGTCCCGAGCGTGCAGGAAGCAATCCCGGCCTCGACGATCCCGTTGCCGACGGCGCTCGCCGCCTGGTCGCCGCCGCCGCCAACCACGGGCGTTCCCGCCGCGAGTCCGGTGGCTTCGGCGGCGGCAGCCGAGACGCCTCCGGTCACCTCTGGCGACTCGTACACTTGCGGAAGTATCGCCGCG
Proteins encoded:
- the xylB gene encoding xylulokinase, with product MYWLGLDIGTGGSRALLVREDGAVAHAFTAPHEEMTMERPLWAEQRPEDWWDAAQAAIRGVLAAADCTGAEVRAVGLSGQMHGLTLLDRADRVIRPALIWCDQRSQPQVDWINETAGKDFVLESIANPVLTGFTLPKLLWVRDNEPANYERVRRMLLPKDYVRFRLTGEYASEVSDASGTALFDVVRRRWSDRLIGKLGLDAAILPQVYESPEVTGGVSAAAAEATGLAAGTPVVGGGGDQAASAVGNGIVEAGIASCTLGTSGVVFAHLDTPAYDPQGRVHTFCHAAPGKWHVMGVTQGAGLSLQWFRNQFAPGMSYDALTAEASQAPAGSQGLYWLPYLMGERTPHLDAYARGGWVGLTAKHTRADMIRSVIEGVSYSQQDCLGLIDEMGVAVSKVRLSGGGARSAFWRGILAGVFDRPVATLATQEGSAYGVALLAMVGSGAFATVQEACGALIRETSLQEADPAESAAYGGFYELFREIYPALKPLFPRM